The Molothrus ater isolate BHLD 08-10-18 breed brown headed cowbird chromosome 2, BPBGC_Mater_1.1, whole genome shotgun sequence DNA segment AATTTCCGGAACCAGGGAAGCATGGTGTTTATGTTAGAAGCTGTAGCTTTTAGCTTAAGAGAAGGTTGAGCATAATTATTGTTGCAAACAGCAATGGACATCTGCCATGTTCACACTGTAGAAGTGCTGTAGTATCTAAATGTTGATGAAGAACAATCTTGATCATTGAAATTTCATAGTCTGTAGGAACTAAAGTCCTTTcgttttttttctgttgcagttCTGTTTGAGATTTCAAGAATATTAAACACTGGCTTGGATATGGAGACGTTGTCTATTTGTGTGCGACTTTGCGAACAAGGGATAAATCCAGAAGCCTTATCTTCTGTTATTAAAGAGCTGCGCAAGGCTACAGAAGCTTTAAAGGTAATGCTTTAGTTTAAAAAGCttataaatttgtttttaagagTCAGATGCACGTGCAACTTGCTATACTTCAGTTTGTAGATTGTACTTTGTTATAACTAATTTTTAAGTCAAGGAAATTAGCTGTTCAATAGAGGAGACAATGAATACAACTGGACTTGAAACAAGAAATGTTAGAAATAACCTGTtttgtagaaataaaataattaaactaacacttctgaagaaaaagacCACAACCAAAACTCACAATTTTTTATTATAGTCACCAATTGTCCCCTTACCTGCATAATATCAAAAATAGATTTCTCCTTTAACGAGTATCACCTCATTACTAAAACCTCAGATTTAAGAGTATGCAGCAGTACTTGTAAACAGGTACATGCAGCTTGTTAACATCATCTTAACATATTGCTTTTACCTCCTTAGCCTGTGTTTTGAACCTTTCCAAAGACCAGAAAGCGGGGATTTCGTGATGTGTGTATATATAGGGCTTTTTGTCTATGTGTATTTACCTGTTTAACTAGTagatggttaaaaaaaaaacctcgCTTGCATTTTAAAGGATTTTCATTCTTTACTGTCTACCTAAACATCACAGACAGGATTTTTTACTACTGCATCTTATATTTGGCTATTTTTGACAGGTGAAAGGGGAAACCTATATCTTGCTTCTATTCTGGAAGATTTCAgactttatttttaacttaacATTTTTCTATGCTCGTGcatattttgtatttgtgtCTGTACTTAAATGTGTCTTACATATGCATTTAACTGTGTTTACAAACAATTGAGGGCTGTTTTACTTCTTCCATTGCTTTCACTGGTTTCGCATTCCTGTTGCtctcttttgcctttttgtCCCATAACTGGTATAAAATCTACCACTGTCATTCTTCAATAACTGTGCTTTGTTGACTGTAGTTATTCAGTGATAAAAACACTAATATTGTTAATCAAATAATTGGTAGTGTGATTTATGCAGTTATGATTAGTGTCGTTCTTCTGAGTTTTGTGTCAATAACTAATCTACATGGATGAGGTAATAATTACCATAAATTATATGAAGTAAACTCCAGAGGTAACTATATTTGTGCATTTGAGCCTTTCTTGGAAGTATTAGGAGGAAATGTACAAGATAAAAGGATGTAAGATAGGCTCAGATACAGGATGTAAGACAAGCAAACAGCAGTG contains these protein-coding regions:
- the MZT1 gene encoding mitotic-spindle organizing protein 1 gives rise to the protein MASNAASLNAVRETMDVLFEISRILNTGLDMETLSICVRLCEQGINPEALSSVIKELRKATEALKAAENMTG